From Paenibacillus sp. PK3_47, the proteins below share one genomic window:
- a CDS encoding ABC transporter permease, whose translation MRSHWRQIWPPLVAVILFLGIWQLAVSLFHIEAWLLPGPDAIFRASADNAAGIWSHTAATLRLTLIGFPVGTGAGLIVALLLHLLPWLKRAIYPLLILSQNVPSIALAPLLVIWFGFGLLPKIVLITLVCFFPVAVAAMSGLAQSDRTMMNYMKMAGANKWQIFSKLELPGSLPAVFSGLKISATYAVMGAVVAEWIGADKGLGYYMLLQKSAYRTDNVFVAIAIIVFLSLVLFALIALLERWLVRWKPRKNS comes from the coding sequence GTGAGATCGCATTGGAGACAAATCTGGCCGCCCTTAGTGGCGGTCATCTTATTTCTCGGGATCTGGCAGCTTGCCGTGTCCTTATTTCATATAGAAGCATGGCTGCTTCCGGGTCCGGACGCAATATTCCGCGCCTCCGCAGATAATGCCGCCGGCATCTGGTCGCATACTGCCGCTACCCTGCGTCTAACCCTCATCGGATTTCCTGTCGGTACCGGCGCCGGACTGATTGTGGCCCTGCTGCTGCATCTGCTGCCCTGGCTGAAGCGGGCGATTTATCCGCTGCTGATTCTCAGCCAGAACGTGCCGTCCATCGCCCTTGCTCCGCTGCTGGTGATCTGGTTCGGTTTCGGCCTGCTGCCGAAGATCGTGCTGATCACGCTGGTCTGCTTCTTTCCTGTAGCTGTCGCTGCCATGAGCGGCCTTGCCCAGAGCGACCGGACCATGATGAACTATATGAAGATGGCCGGTGCGAACAAGTGGCAGATCTTCAGCAAGCTCGAGCTGCCCGGCTCCCTGCCTGCCGTGTTCTCCGGCCTCAAAATCTCAGCGACTTATGCTGTAATGGGCGCGGTTGTCGCCGAATGGATTGGCGCTGATAAAGGACTCGGTTATTACATGCTGCTTCAAAAGTCTGCCTACCGTACAGATAACGTCTTTGTCGCCATTGCCATTATCGTCTTTTTAAGCCTTGTACTGTTTGCACTGATTGCCCTGCTGGAGAGATGGCTCGTACGCTGGAAGCCGCGCAAGAACTCCTGA
- a CDS encoding MTH1187 family thiamine-binding protein has translation MANTLLSIQVIPKTPNGEDSIPYVDKAIEVIQKSGVKHQVHPLETTMEGEITELLEVVRQMHEALVEAGSPSVISQIKIAHNPNGISMDKLTEKYR, from the coding sequence ATGGCAAACACACTGCTTAGCATTCAAGTGATTCCAAAAACACCAAACGGCGAGGATTCTATTCCTTACGTGGACAAAGCTATTGAGGTCATTCAAAAGTCGGGCGTGAAGCACCAGGTTCATCCGCTGGAAACAACGATGGAAGGTGAAATCACCGAGCTGCTTGAAGTGGTCCGGCAGATGCACGAGGCACTGGTTGAAGCCGGCAGCCCCAGCGTCATCTCGCAGATCAAAATTGCCCATAATCCAAACGGCATCAGCATGGATAAGCTGACGGAGAAATACCGGTGA
- a CDS encoding ABC transporter substrate-binding protein has protein sequence MGVKKVMMLCLICILAAVTAGCGSNGGNNSTSASNNTGNSTAAPEAAEAGTDAPAALTPVKVALDWTPNTNHTGLYAAKDLGYYEEAGLDVEIVSPGAAGADTMVTSGEAAFGISAQEALTLARLQNVPLVSIAAIIQHNTSGFAAPKDRNITSPKDFEGKTYGGWGSPAEEAAMKAIMDPEGGDVTKVKLVNIGEADYFTAVKRDIDFAWIFYAWTGVEAELRGEPLDMLYLKDYAPQLDYYTPVLTTSEKVISDNPELVKAFLQATSKGYQYAIDNPEEAAAILTKAVPDLDPELVLASQKWLSPKYKDDAARWGEQKTEVWQNYADWMYDLKLLEQPLDAESAFTNEFLPAE, from the coding sequence ATGGGAGTCAAAAAAGTAATGATGCTCTGCCTCATCTGTATTCTGGCTGCAGTTACCGCCGGATGCGGTTCTAACGGCGGCAACAACAGCACGTCTGCTTCGAACAATACGGGGAACAGCACTGCTGCTCCTGAAGCAGCGGAGGCCGGGACAGATGCACCGGCAGCGCTGACACCGGTCAAGGTCGCACTGGACTGGACACCTAATACGAATCATACCGGCCTCTATGCAGCCAAAGACCTCGGCTATTACGAGGAAGCCGGGCTTGATGTAGAGATCGTATCCCCCGGAGCAGCCGGTGCCGATACTATGGTTACTTCGGGCGAAGCCGCATTCGGCATCAGCGCCCAGGAGGCGCTGACGCTGGCCCGTCTGCAGAACGTGCCGCTCGTTTCGATTGCCGCCATCATCCAGCATAATACATCGGGATTTGCGGCACCGAAGGACCGCAATATCACTTCGCCTAAGGATTTTGAGGGCAAGACTTACGGCGGCTGGGGCTCACCGGCCGAAGAAGCGGCCATGAAAGCGATCATGGACCCTGAAGGCGGCGATGTAACCAAGGTCAAGCTGGTGAATATCGGAGAAGCCGATTATTTTACCGCCGTGAAGCGGGATATTGATTTCGCCTGGATCTTCTACGCCTGGACCGGGGTGGAAGCTGAACTGCGGGGCGAACCGCTCGACATGCTGTACCTCAAGGATTATGCGCCGCAGCTCGACTACTATACACCGGTGCTGACGACAAGCGAGAAGGTGATATCCGATAATCCGGAGCTGGTAAAGGCATTCCTTCAGGCTACGTCGAAAGGGTATCAGTACGCCATCGATAATCCGGAGGAAGCCGCTGCGATTCTAACCAAAGCTGTACCTGATCTTGATCCCGAGCTTGTCCTGGCCAGCCAGAAATGGCTCAGCCCGAAATACAAGGACGATGCCGCCCGCTGGGGAGAGCAAAAGACGGAAGTCTGGCAGAATTACGCGGACTGGATGTATGACCTGAAGCTGCTGGAGCAGCCGCTGGATGCAGAAAGTGCGTTTACGAATGAATTTTTGCCGGCGGAATGA
- a CDS encoding pyridoxamine 5'-phosphate oxidase family protein — MDNQQLEQTIIKVLDDNKFGSFGTIEAGNKPKVRYMAVFHDGLSIYLATSRKTHKVEELKDNPNAFLLLGYEEGGGKDVLEIEATVAVTKDEGLRSKVWNESLEKWFAGPDDPDYVILELTPSRIEYYGKDEQNGVWSSPAQSN, encoded by the coding sequence ATGGATAATCAGCAGCTGGAGCAGACAATCATTAAAGTGCTGGATGACAACAAGTTCGGGTCCTTCGGCACGATCGAGGCCGGTAACAAACCAAAGGTGCGGTACATGGCGGTATTTCATGACGGACTGAGCATTTATCTGGCTACCAGCCGGAAGACGCATAAGGTGGAGGAGCTGAAGGATAATCCGAATGCTTTTCTGCTGCTTGGATATGAAGAAGGCGGCGGCAAGGATGTGCTGGAGATTGAAGCCACGGTCGCTGTCACAAAAGACGAAGGACTGCGGTCCAAAGTATGGAATGAATCACTGGAAAAGTGGTTTGCAGGGCCGGATGATCCCGATTATGTCATTCTTGAACTGACACCTTCACGTATAGAGTACTACGGCAAGGATGAGCAGAATGGGGTATGGAGCTCTCCTGCGCAGTCTAATTAA
- a CDS encoding EAL domain-containing protein — protein MNCSECAVIEPVEDEGTVKFRPCPASLAEAVRAAGIIITDNRGTGTITYASREELMNVLKLLGELEMRHAAPLAVSISGAADRVSVERWLSLEQINVRFANDNLIDIIAGHNFCSHMQPIVNFNEEIVGFELLLRPLPQGSPFKPYELFEVARQTGFHSFLDRAARISAIETGARMLPKGIKRFINFLPSSIYNPKYCLTHTFEAIDRLGQDPQDFVFEVVETESIRDISQLQSIFSEYRRQGMKVALDDVGAGYSTVEVMTSLQPDYVKIDRDLISFCDEDAAKQKIIFEILNRASSFGAHVLAEGIERREEFLYCREQGINLAQGYLFGKPEDKPPVHFESIV, from the coding sequence ATGAACTGCAGTGAGTGTGCTGTGATTGAACCGGTGGAGGACGAAGGAACAGTTAAGTTCAGGCCCTGTCCCGCTTCGCTTGCGGAGGCTGTAAGGGCCGCAGGAATCATAATTACGGACAACAGAGGGACAGGTACAATTACATATGCATCGCGTGAAGAGCTGATGAATGTATTGAAGCTACTGGGAGAATTGGAGATGCGGCATGCTGCACCGCTTGCGGTATCCATCAGCGGCGCAGCTGACCGTGTATCCGTGGAACGCTGGTTATCCCTAGAGCAGATAAATGTCCGCTTTGCCAATGACAATCTGATCGATATTATTGCGGGCCATAATTTTTGCAGCCATATGCAGCCGATTGTTAACTTCAATGAAGAGATTGTCGGCTTTGAGCTGCTGCTGCGGCCGCTGCCGCAAGGAAGCCCGTTTAAGCCTTATGAGCTGTTTGAAGTTGCCCGTCAGACGGGATTTCATTCCTTTCTCGACCGGGCTGCGCGCATCTCGGCAATCGAGACCGGGGCGAGAATGCTGCCCAAAGGGATCAAGCGGTTCATCAATTTCCTGCCTTCATCGATTTACAACCCCAAGTACTGCCTCACGCATACTTTTGAGGCCATTGACAGGCTGGGCCAGGACCCGCAGGATTTTGTATTTGAGGTAGTGGAGACAGAGAGCATCCGTGATATCAGCCAGCTTCAGTCGATTTTTTCTGAATACCGCAGACAAGGGATGAAGGTTGCACTGGATGATGTCGGTGCAGGTTATTCCACGGTGGAGGTCATGACCAGCCTTCAGCCGGACTATGTAAAAATCGACCGTGATCTGATCAGCTTCTGTGATGAAGATGCCGCCAAACAGAAGATAATTTTTGAAATCCTGAATCGGGCCTCAAGCTTTGGAGCACATGTGCTGGCCGAAGGCATCGAACGGCGGGAGGAGTTCCTGTACTGCCGGGAGCAGGGCATCAATCTGGCGCAAGGGTATCTCTTCGGCAAGCCGGAGGACAAGCCGCCGGTTCATTTTGAATCTATCGTATAA
- a CDS encoding response regulator transcription factor — protein MSVTLLYVEDDREIGSAVSADLREREYAVRWLESGEGAVEAAAGCQLAILDVMLPGLDGFTVGQRLKRAYPALPIMMLSARASIDDKLQGLDFADDYLTKPFHPDELAARIEVLLRRTGAAQPSPLAIKHLIVYEGNNVIKEAATGKEIVLTGKQFQIFFYLLRHLGQILTKEQIYEAVWGESYIEGDKTLMVHIRYLREKLELDPAAPEIIETVRGIGYRVRA, from the coding sequence ATGAGCGTTACGCTGCTGTATGTGGAGGATGACCGGGAGATCGGCAGTGCAGTATCTGCCGACCTGCGTGAACGGGAGTATGCTGTCCGCTGGCTGGAGAGCGGGGAAGGGGCGGTGGAAGCTGCCGCAGGCTGCCAGCTGGCCATTCTGGATGTTATGCTTCCGGGCCTGGACGGATTTACCGTAGGACAGCGGCTGAAGCGGGCCTATCCTGCCCTGCCCATTATGATGCTGTCCGCCCGCGCCTCTATTGACGATAAGCTCCAGGGGCTGGATTTTGCCGATGATTATTTGACCAAGCCGTTTCATCCCGATGAGCTGGCGGCAAGGATTGAGGTGCTGTTAAGACGTACGGGAGCTGCGCAGCCTTCGCCGCTGGCCATCAAGCACCTTATCGTTTATGAGGGGAACAATGTCATCAAGGAAGCGGCGACCGGCAAGGAAATCGTCCTGACCGGCAAGCAGTTCCAGATTTTCTTTTACCTGCTCCGCCATCTGGGCCAGATTCTGACCAAAGAGCAGATCTATGAAGCCGTCTGGGGCGAGAGCTATATTGAGGGTGACAAAACTCTTATGGTACATATCCGTTATTTGCGGGAAAAGCTGGAGCTTGATCCGGCGGCTCCGGAGATCATTGAGACCGTTAGAGGAATCGGCTACCGGGTGAGGGCATGA
- a CDS encoding HAMP domain-containing sensor histidine kinase, translating to MRWPERLFKLRSSLLSRYLIIIISALLFIPVVIPLTLLVYGLAGGLLQEEAPKKYGIYSHIGGLETMWHEEAEGLLGQPPQAINARLQELSEAYPEATLFWVDNQGKTMLKLVPEGPEFTGPEETWEIPAQWSAAEAVDFMKMSTELDPLAIVAFIGDRAEAQQGFMVMQIPAAVRDEQQVQSLGLWYSIVLLLIFALFIAISWLFFIGIRRRLLRLQKAMSFTGGEGIPEAIITGKPDEIGRLEEAFNTMVTELHASRAREAEEEGLRKRLVADLSHDLRTPLTVIRSHLHVLGKEELSPRGQESLDLMDERIAALSVLIENLLSYNLLSSGRIRLNPERRDILRLLRESAAAWYPLWEKEGFDVDINLEGEPLYWTVDDSWFRRILDNLFQNIMRHARSGLYVGVSAEVREGHRVIVISDHGPGMENSSEFKGAGLGLSIVNLLIERMGLQWKTDSTELGTSILIFQPQDKNLN from the coding sequence ATGAGGTGGCCGGAGCGTCTGTTCAAGCTCCGCAGCTCACTGCTCTCCCGGTATCTCATTATTATTATCTCCGCACTGCTGTTTATTCCCGTTGTTATACCGCTGACCTTGCTTGTTTATGGTCTGGCCGGCGGGCTGCTGCAAGAAGAAGCGCCGAAGAAATACGGGATATACTCCCACATCGGAGGGCTGGAGACCATGTGGCATGAGGAGGCAGAGGGGCTCCTCGGCCAACCGCCGCAAGCCATCAATGCAAGGCTGCAGGAGCTTAGCGAAGCTTATCCGGAGGCTACCCTGTTTTGGGTGGACAATCAAGGGAAGACGATGCTGAAGCTTGTACCCGAAGGACCTGAATTTACAGGTCCGGAGGAAACCTGGGAGATTCCGGCGCAGTGGAGTGCCGCGGAAGCGGTCGATTTCATGAAGATGAGCACGGAACTGGATCCGTTGGCGATCGTTGCCTTTATAGGGGACCGGGCGGAGGCACAGCAGGGCTTTATGGTCATGCAAATTCCAGCAGCCGTCAGGGATGAACAGCAGGTTCAGAGCCTGGGGCTGTGGTACAGCATCGTGCTGCTGCTGATTTTTGCCCTGTTCATTGCCATCTCCTGGCTGTTCTTTATCGGCATCCGCAGACGGCTGCTGCGGCTGCAGAAGGCGATGAGCTTTACAGGCGGAGAAGGAATCCCCGAGGCCATTATAACCGGCAAGCCGGATGAGATCGGCCGTCTTGAGGAGGCTTTTAATACAATGGTTACTGAACTTCATGCCAGCCGCGCACGGGAAGCGGAGGAAGAAGGGCTGCGCAAACGGCTCGTTGCCGATCTGTCACATGATCTGCGCACACCGCTCACCGTCATCCGCAGCCATCTTCATGTACTGGGGAAGGAAGAGCTGTCTCCGCGGGGGCAGGAGTCACTTGATTTGATGGATGAACGCATTGCTGCACTCAGCGTCCTGATCGAGAATCTCCTCTCCTATAATCTGCTCAGCAGCGGGCGGATCAGGCTGAACCCGGAGCGAAGGGATATACTGCGGCTGCTCCGCGAAAGTGCTGCGGCCTGGTATCCGCTCTGGGAGAAGGAAGGCTTTGATGTTGACATCAATCTGGAGGGGGAGCCTTTATACTGGACAGTCGATGACAGCTGGTTCCGGCGTATACTGGATAACCTGTTCCAGAACATTATGCGTCATGCCCGCAGCGGGCTGTATGTCGGTGTTTCAGCAGAGGTGCGGGAGGGGCACCGTGTTATTGTAATCTCGGATCACGGGCCGGGAATGGAGAACAGCTCTGAATTCAAAGGGGCAGGCCTAGGCCTTTCCATCGTTAACCTGCTGATTGAGCGGATGGGGCTGCAGTGGAAGACGGACAGCACAGAGCTTGGAACTTCTATCCTCATCTTTCAGCCGCAGGACAAAAATTTAAACTAA
- a CDS encoding ABC transporter ATP-binding protein, with the protein MKHTVIETKDLLKEYRGRAAVERLNLNIGKGQIYGFLGPNGAGKTTTIRMLLGLIKPTSGRIEIFGQELTKHRMQILRKVGSLVESPSYYGHLSAVDNLEAIRRILGVPKQRIREVLDIVSLTGEEKRPVKGFSLGMKQRLGIAAALLGSPELLILDEPTNGLDPSGIQEIRSLIKRLPEEQGITVLVSSHLLSEIEQMADTVGIIRQGRMVYQDTIANLQQQAAGDIRLAVSEPEAALALAERRGCGGEMQEGRLVLPRMSDARVALLVKELVGNGHAIYRVEEHRQSLEQFFLQVVEGGAS; encoded by the coding sequence ATGAAGCATACCGTGATCGAGACAAAGGATTTACTTAAAGAGTACCGCGGCAGAGCTGCGGTGGAGAGGCTCAACCTGAATATAGGCAAAGGACAAATTTACGGCTTTCTGGGGCCTAACGGCGCCGGTAAGACAACGACGATCCGCATGCTGCTTGGGCTGATCAAACCGACATCCGGCCGGATTGAAATCTTCGGCCAGGAGCTCACAAAGCACAGGATGCAGATACTCCGCAAGGTGGGCTCGCTTGTAGAGTCGCCTTCGTATTACGGTCATCTAAGCGCTGTGGACAATCTGGAAGCGATCCGGCGGATTCTCGGGGTGCCAAAGCAGCGGATCCGCGAGGTGCTGGATATCGTCTCGCTGACCGGAGAGGAGAAACGCCCCGTCAAGGGCTTTTCACTCGGCATGAAGCAGCGGCTGGGCATCGCTGCGGCCCTGCTCGGAAGCCCGGAGCTGCTGATTCTCGACGAGCCGACCAACGGGCTCGATCCTTCAGGGATCCAGGAGATCCGCTCGCTGATCAAGCGGCTGCCTGAAGAACAGGGCATCACCGTTCTTGTATCCAGCCATCTCCTGAGCGAAATTGAGCAAATGGCTGACACGGTAGGCATTATCCGCCAGGGCCGGATGGTGTATCAGGATACCATTGCCAATCTGCAGCAGCAGGCCGCAGGGGATATCCGGCTCGCCGTATCCGAGCCTGAAGCTGCACTGGCGCTGGCTGAGCGCAGAGGCTGCGGAGGAGAAATGCAGGAGGGCCGGCTCGTTCTGCCCAGAATGAGTGATGCCCGCGTGGCTTTGCTGGTCAAGGAGCTGGTAGGCAACGGACATGCCATCTACCGGGTGGAGGAACACAGGCAGTCGCTGGAGCAGTTCTTCCTGCAGGTTGTCGAGGGAGGGGCATCATGA
- a CDS encoding ABC transporter permease, whose amino-acid sequence MMWRALSADWLKIRGKGLWFLVFLGPLGLLAMQGLNFGLRYDYLTDQYRGDLWGGLLDNLASFVPVALYLGGTLICSLIANVEHQMSSWKQLLALPVSRTAVFMAKLLLCLLLVAVSCALLSAGTVGLGFILGFGAQPVPYSDVLRISFASFAAALPVIALQLWYCLSRRNQTLPVALGITLSLVSLFSMSLSEWFPLNWSSLAWSAPRPWLFSGAGLLLGMIVLLPGAVHFARKDVD is encoded by the coding sequence ATGATGTGGCGGGCGCTCTCGGCGGATTGGCTGAAGATCCGCGGCAAAGGGCTGTGGTTTCTGGTCTTTCTCGGCCCGCTCGGGCTGCTGGCCATGCAGGGACTCAACTTCGGACTGCGCTATGATTATCTTACAGATCAGTACCGGGGCGATCTTTGGGGTGGACTGCTGGACAATCTGGCCAGCTTTGTACCGGTGGCACTGTATCTCGGCGGTACGCTCATCTGCTCACTGATTGCGAATGTGGAGCATCAGATGAGCTCCTGGAAACAGCTGCTGGCTCTGCCGGTCTCACGGACTGCTGTGTTTATGGCCAAGCTGCTGCTATGTCTGCTGCTGGTTGCGGTGTCCTGCGCACTGCTCTCGGCCGGAACGGTGGGCCTCGGCTTTATCCTGGGCTTCGGGGCTCAGCCTGTCCCTTACAGCGATGTGCTGCGGATCAGCTTTGCATCCTTTGCGGCTGCGCTGCCGGTCATTGCCCTGCAGCTGTGGTACTGTCTGTCGAGGCGCAATCAGACACTGCCAGTTGCGCTGGGGATTACTTTGTCACTGGTGAGCCTGTTCTCGATGAGTTTATCCGAGTGGTTTCCTTTGAACTGGTCTTCCCTGGCCTGGAGTGCTCCCCGGCCCTGGCTGTTCAGTGGGGCAGGCCTGCTGCTTGGCATGATCGTGCTTCTGCCGGGAGCGGTACATTTCGCGAGAAAGGACGTGGACTAG
- a CDS encoding ABC transporter permease has protein sequence MATFWRILSAERLKMSKSYVWVLMAGSPAIALLLGALADMQEEEQVTWQVLLSVMSMAHAMLFLPILSGIFAALVCRAEHSDGGWKALLSLPVTRSSVYLAKYTLIMGMLAAVQLLFLAALLGIGFLREAEGPVPWPLILSSVFGGWFACLPLAALQLGVSQGWASFGAPLAVNVSLTLPNILIANSATYGPYYPWVQPLLAMSPFGEEQFGAFNLPMETLMLVVLGSLLLFLSAGLISFWRKPV, from the coding sequence ATGGCAACCTTCTGGAGAATTCTTTCAGCTGAACGGCTGAAAATGTCAAAATCCTATGTCTGGGTGCTGATGGCGGGCAGTCCGGCCATCGCCCTGCTTCTTGGGGCGCTCGCGGATATGCAGGAGGAGGAGCAAGTGACATGGCAGGTGCTGCTAAGTGTAATGTCCATGGCGCATGCCATGCTGTTTCTGCCTATACTATCGGGGATATTTGCAGCCCTGGTCTGCCGGGCAGAACACAGTGACGGAGGCTGGAAGGCACTGCTGTCGCTGCCGGTAACCCGAAGCTCGGTATATCTGGCCAAATATACCCTGATTATGGGGATGCTGGCTGCTGTGCAGCTGCTGTTTCTGGCGGCACTGCTGGGCATCGGCTTCCTGCGGGAGGCGGAGGGGCCTGTGCCCTGGCCGCTGATCCTCTCCAGCGTTTTTGGCGGCTGGTTTGCCTGCCTGCCGCTGGCGGCGCTGCAGCTTGGCGTGTCCCAGGGCTGGGCCAGCTTCGGTGCACCGCTGGCGGTGAATGTCAGCCTGACGCTGCCGAATATTCTGATCGCCAATTCGGCAACTTACGGCCCTTATTATCCCTGGGTGCAGCCGCTGCTGGCCATGTCGCCATTCGGGGAAGAGCAATTCGGAGCATTTAACCTGCCGATGGAGACGCTGATGCTTGTGGTGCTCGGCAGCCTGCTGCTGTTTCTGTCTGCCGGGCTGATTTCCTTCTGGCGCAAGCCGGTCTAG
- a CDS encoding metalloregulator ArsR/SmtB family transcription factor, giving the protein MESAALEECDNTCNGSELEPEAAALILPDRGTTDKMAEMFKALGDPTRVRLIYALSQRELCVHDLSVILDMGQSAVSHQLRYLRNLRIVKRRKEGKTVYYSLNDAHVEQIFLQTHEHIRHE; this is encoded by the coding sequence ATGGAATCTGCAGCACTTGAAGAATGCGACAACACATGCAACGGTTCAGAGCTTGAGCCGGAAGCTGCGGCGCTCATTCTGCCTGACCGTGGAACAACGGACAAAATGGCGGAGATGTTCAAAGCGCTGGGTGACCCGACAAGGGTGCGGCTGATTTATGCATTGTCACAGAGAGAGCTGTGTGTGCATGATTTGTCTGTCATCCTCGATATGGGGCAATCGGCGGTATCCCACCAGCTCCGGTATTTGCGCAACCTGCGGATTGTGAAGCGCCGGAAGGAAGGCAAGACCGTATATTATTCACTGAATGACGCGCATGTGGAGCAGATTTTTCTGCAGACACATGAGCATATCAGGCATGAATAG
- a CDS encoding CPBP family intramembrane glutamic endopeptidase, which produces MMNPQSKASFSQKRPVLTVVIIEVLLTFALIAAGAYVTMNELEYSPALFAFIPIALALVLYMTLKRKWGYLGFRPLSTIPSENRKYYAPLLIILLIILLKGFQDISISEVMYYLAFTLLVGFVEETLYRGLIFKTLLAKGVTTAVITSSILFSVTHMLNAIGGQSVPQTVLQVVYALLIGAVLVLLMLKNNNILPLIFFHFIHNFIQFVGNANSSTLSGYDLLIDLLILAVLAAHCFWLILSFRKPASSIPVKQAS; this is translated from the coding sequence ATGATGAATCCGCAAAGTAAGGCATCTTTTTCACAAAAGCGTCCCGTATTAACTGTCGTTATTATTGAAGTGCTGCTTACATTCGCTTTGATCGCCGCCGGAGCTTATGTAACTATGAATGAGCTTGAATATTCACCTGCCCTGTTTGCCTTTATTCCGATTGCATTGGCCCTGGTTCTATATATGACGCTGAAGCGCAAATGGGGGTATCTGGGCTTTCGCCCGCTGAGTACAATTCCTTCAGAGAACCGGAAGTATTACGCGCCGCTGCTGATCATTCTGCTGATTATTCTGCTCAAAGGGTTTCAGGACATCAGCATCTCCGAAGTCATGTATTATCTGGCGTTTACTTTGCTTGTTGGCTTTGTGGAAGAAACGCTGTACCGCGGACTGATCTTCAAGACGCTGCTGGCAAAAGGGGTCACAACTGCGGTCATCACCTCCAGTATTCTTTTCTCCGTCACCCATATGCTAAATGCAATCGGCGGCCAAAGCGTCCCCCAAACTGTGCTGCAAGTGGTCTATGCCCTGCTGATCGGCGCTGTACTTGTACTCCTGATGCTCAAGAACAACAATATTCTTCCGTTAATCTTTTTCCACTTCATACATAATTTCATCCAGTTTGTCGGCAATGCCAATTCCAGCACCTTATCGGGGTATGATCTGCTCATCGATCTGCTTATTCTGGCTGTGCTGGCTGCACATTGCTTCTGGCTGATCCTGTCTTTCCGCAAACCTGCCTCCTCCATACCTGTGAAACAGGCGAGTTAA
- a CDS encoding PadR family transcriptional regulator, which translates to MLENIILGLLMEGTMSGYDLKKNIDSSVGTFYTASYGSLYPALKRLSDKELVSLTETDNSKNKKLYTLLPSGQKHFLDWLAGPSQGGRNEQLIRIFFYDYLDEETRQLRLGEYLFKTEQEIRTLETVQGIVAEELKHLPNPGDYHYRLSVLSYGLKHFEMEKQWLKDIKERKDLKHDESAK; encoded by the coding sequence ATGCTTGAAAATATCATCCTGGGCCTGCTGATGGAAGGGACAATGAGCGGCTACGACCTGAAGAAGAATATCGACAGCTCTGTAGGCACATTTTACACAGCCAGCTACGGCAGTCTTTATCCCGCATTAAAGCGGCTGAGTGATAAGGAACTGGTCTCCCTGACCGAAACGGATAACAGCAAGAACAAGAAGCTGTATACACTGCTGCCAAGCGGACAGAAGCATTTTCTGGACTGGCTGGCCGGACCGTCCCAGGGAGGACGCAATGAGCAGCTGATCCGTATTTTCTTTTATGATTATCTGGATGAGGAGACCCGCCAGCTCCGGCTGGGAGAATATCTGTTCAAGACCGAGCAGGAAATCCGGACGCTGGAGACGGTTCAGGGCATTGTGGCGGAGGAGCTGAAGCATCTTCCGAATCCCGGAGATTATCACTACCGTCTGTCCGTCCTGTCTTACGGGCTGAAGCATTTTGAAATGGAAAAGCAGTGGCTGAAGGATATTAAGGAGAGGAAGGATTTGAAACATGATGAATCCGCAAAGTAA